CAGCTATACATTTACCTTTAGAGCTTTAAGCTACCATGTAAGAAGTCTGGGACCCCTATGTGGTGAAGGGGCCTGGGCTGCATGCAGAGTCTCCATGTAGGTGTTCTGACAAGAGCCCCAGGTGACATCACAACTTATACTACCATCAACTCCAAAGACATGTGAGTGGAGACACCTCTAAATGATTTCAGTTTCTAGCTCTTTCATCACTTTCAGTCTTGGAGTCTTCCCAGTTGAGGCCTTAGACATCACAGCACACAGACAAACCTACTGTATACTTTCTTAATTCCTGATCCATGGCACTAGTGAACACAataatttgttatgtagcaatagtaACTAGAAAGCTTAATTGTGTGACAtttgacaagttacttaaccagtCTGTTCTTCAAGTTTCTCATCTATTGAACTGTCTTGTAATAATAGCTACTTTATGGGAAGTTAAGGTTACATGAGatcatatattaaaaatgtttgacGTGTGCCTAGCACATAACTACAAGTTCAAATAATGATAGCCACAACAAAAAGCAAGCTTTTCTTTATTACATTTACATGCGTAATACatgtgaaatttattttggttGAATAGGTAAGGTTGTGTGAGTTATTTACCAGTCAATTACAAAGTAACAGATCGTTAGCCAAAGTATTGTCCTTTAAAAAGATATGTGAAGAAACAATTCTctgtataattatgtatatatatgaaagaagAACATGTGCATATCAGAGGATAAATTCTTGGTGTTTTATCATGTGGGTAAAGAAATTTTCACCTAACTTTTGCTACGTTTGTTTGATCAGGTTAGAAAATGGAACTGGGAAGAATATCCGAAGATAGGGTAAGGCACAGAAAATATTCTCCAAGGTTAGAGAAATGTTATCTAGTCAGTAAGGAAGCCTAAGAAGAAAGATTATCCTGACTCAGGAAGAGTTAGTTTAGACACTACACACACTATTACTTGGAAGTGCCAAAATGTAACTTCGTTTTCTAACCTGAACTCATTTTGTTTTAGAGCTCTGTTCACAGTGAGACAAAACACTTGGTCTTGTCAGCTTAAAACTTAGAGAATAAGGGAATGAAGGGAAGTTAGGGGGGAATTACTAACAAAAACATGGTCTCAGCTGAAGACTAGCTTTAGTTGGATCCCGTGGAAAAGCTCTGGGGTACAAACTGCACCACAGACTTAGTTCTACCTTAATACAAGGGGCCAGCCATTCATTGGCTGAGGCCCATATGCAGGTGGTGAGTTTAGCATCTGGGCAAGGCTGCTTCTATTAATATTTAGTAGAGAGAAATCTCCAAAGAAGTCAGTAACTGTGAGTTGTCATAAGTCAACACATGATGCAACTGGGTGCACTTATCAGCAAAGGGGATTTTGGAAGCCACCAAATTCAAATCCAAATCATCCACTACATAAAGACAAATTCAACGCTATAATGCTGAGAATGCCAAAGTGTGCTCTTGAAACATaaagatttcataattaaaactCTCTGCGTGCTCCACAAAACCAAACTTTGGCTTTGTTTAACAttgattcaaaaatatttttaaagtctattttgaaaACCAAAGctaaacaatattttcttttctttttctagactGACTTctaccatccccatgattcaatgggGAGAGAGCTCTTACAAAACCAGAGCCCATAACTCAAACTTAAAATATTCATGTTACGTTAGCTTATCTAGTTTGCTTGTCTACCGTGAAACAGCTGTCTTCATGTATCTTTCATCCTGACTCTTCAAAATCCAAATTGAGAATTCCTCAGAAAGCATTATATTCTCAGACATAGACAAAGATAGGGTATACCAGACTACTCAGATAGAAGGTTGGTTGGTTCATTGTAAGAATTTTATGTGGCATaatataagagaaagaagctcatGGAAGACCAGGACCAAGAACTGCAGTCAGTCTCATAAGGACAGAAACACCAGGGTTAGTGTGTATCCAAGGAAAACGTGCCACGTTGGCCACAGGTGTCCTCCAACATCAATGCTACTTAGTTTCTCTTCCtatctgtttctctctgtgtctgcCTGCTTCTCTTTCCACCACTGTTACCCCTATATGCTGCCTTTCTCACACTTTCTGCATACTCATAACTTCCTCTTACACAGGGCACTCTGTTACTTGAATGCTACCTCATGGTATCTATTTACATCCTATTATCTTCAACTACCATGCCACCTGCCacattatcagcattttgttttCTCAGTCCCATGAGAAGAACCTGACTAGCCATCCTTAAAAAAACACTCTGTTCCCAATCTAATCACCTAGTTCAACCATGTGCCCAAGGCTGCCTGGCCGGCCAGGGCAATGATAATTCAAGCCAATTCTACCCACAGCAAGTTATCTCTCAGATCTTAGTTTTTACCAATTGAAATGCCCCCTGAAATTTTCTCTAATGCCTTATCCctgtctgttcaggttttttttCTGCCCTGAGGTTCCCCCAAGAGCTCTATCAGAGAAAGACTTGGCCCATGCCGCCAACACACTGGGAAGCTGGGGTTAGCCGTCTCCAGAACCCATGGGCAAAAAAAGACAGTGCCAGAAAGTGTCGGGGCTAATCCAAAGAGAATTCCAACTGAGAGAAGAGTGTAGATGAGGATACAGGATACTCACAGAAATCTCAGTACAAATTGGAGATTATTATGGTCCAAGTGTTCACATTTTCATACAGGAGATAACAGACTAAGTCTGAGCTTATTCATGGCAGTATCACGTAAGGAGAGCAAAACCCCTCCCACCTGTGAGTGACAGGGATGTGCAAAGGGTGAGTCTAGGGCTCCATCATCACTAGGCTCTGCTGCCCGCACTGCGTCTCCTTATGCCTGCTTGTCTTTTCACTATGAGCTGGCTTTCTCACTCTGTACCATTGCATAGAAGAAGAGAGCAAAATTCAGgttcagggaagagaaaaaaaagggtaGTGGTTGAAAAAGAACCCCAAATCCAGGAGATACACAGAGCTAAACTCCCTCAGGGAGGTTGCAGTAGTTACTATGATTACAACAGATGAGCTCTGCCCTCTTCGAGAACCCCAAGAAGTTGATGTCCTCACAGTTGGTCATACACGACAGTTTTGAATAATGATACAGGCTCTGCCCTGAGGAGgtaaaaaagaggaaatatgaTCATAATGACCTCATTTCCTTTCACTGCATTCTTAGGAGTAATCTGTTTTTGTGCCCTCACTAACCTTTCTCTAGGCCCAAATGAGTTCCAAAGCTGAGTCTGTTCATTGCTGACCCAGAGAGTAGATTTTATTCCCTGCCAGGTAAGGGACATCAGCCTCTTTTTCACCCAATATGGTCTTAAGGAAAAGTCTGTCTTTGCCATCCCCTCATGACCACCCCATACTCACCCAtcccattcacccactcactctGAGGGCAAAAGAACACCACTGTTTCTcagggatggtggtggtgattttCCAGTCACTCTATACTCCACATTACCTGTAACTGTAAGGACGTAAAAGTTCTCAACTGCACAGGACTGTTTAGGCTTCAGGGAGCAGGATGTCATGACATCATAGCATAACCCGAGAtgatattttttacatttataacaCATTATTTCAGTCGCTGTCAGATACAAAAAGAGGTGCTTAGAGGATGCAGTCTTGAGAACATTCTCTGGGGCTGGGGGCTTCACTAAAGGAACTTACTCTTGCCTAGTGGTTCCTAACATTTTTTGGACCATGGACTCCTGGTAATCTTGAGAAACATAGGGATCATCATGCTGTGGTCCTCCCCATGTACACATTAATACATTTGTACACATtttctccaattaaaaaaatcttGTGAAAGATAACCTGTGCAAACATAAATCAAATACTGTATACGACTTCGGGAGGTCAGGGTTCTCATGAAATTTATCCATGGACCTCCAGTAATGAACCCCTTATCTAGCCTGATGATTTTGCCGAGTAATAGGtaaaagaaagtaaagtggatcttAGCCTCCTTACTCTAAGAAATGGACAAAACAGGTCTGGCAGGAGGCAAAACCCCTAGGATTCTATAATAAGAATGGATTACAGGGCTCTCTGAAGATGAAGGGAAGGTTCATCTGAAGACCAAGGACTTCAGACAAGCCATGATTGTACCTTCTACACGGTCATGAAGTTCACctgtgaaaagaagaaaaaccttcCTTGTTATAATCTCACATACATTTGCCACTGCCCCAAGAGCCAATTTTGAAAACTGCCTCTTCCCCCAGCATCTGTCCATCTCTTAACCAACCACCAGCTTCCCCTCTGTCTCCAGGACTTACCCCAATATGGGCAGAGCAGAAAGACTGTGCTCAGCAGAAAGAGAACAAGCATCCTGGAGCTTCTGTCGGGTGCAGCTTCCTCTGGAAGGAGCGAGTTGTTCTTTCGTGATCTGAG
This portion of the Macaca mulatta isolate MMU2019108-1 chromosome 14, T2T-MMU8v2.0, whole genome shotgun sequence genome encodes:
- the PATE2 gene encoding prostate and testis expressed protein 2 precursor (The RefSeq protein has 1 substitution compared to this genomic sequence) yields the protein MLVLFLLSTIFLLCPYWGELHDRVEATEIMCYKCKKYHLGLCYDVMTSCSLKPKQSCAVENFYVLTVTGQSLYHYSKLSCMTNCEDINFLGFSKRAELICCNHSNYCNLPEGV
- the PATE2 gene encoding prostate and testis expressed protein 2 isoform X1 codes for the protein MLVLFLLSTVFLLCPYWGELHDRVEATEIMCYKCKKYHLGLCYDVMTSCSLKPKQSCAVENFYVLTVTGQSLYHYSKLSCMTNCEDINFLGFSKRAELICCNHSNYCNLPEGV